One genomic window of Candidatus Kryptoniota bacterium includes the following:
- the hrcA gene encoding heat-inducible transcriptional repressor HrcA yields the protein MTKELTQREKEVLREVVHNFILTAMPVGSKYISQKEDMRLSPATIRHVMSQLEEYGYLGHPHTSAGRVPTDEGYRLYIDSLIAYDTIHESERVEIASGLSGSLDSSDLLNEASKLLGKVSRQLSLVSAPYLGDALLTKIDLVSLNSAKILVVISLESGLIKTIVLEVESQVSPQKLSKVSSLLNERLGGLKLSEIRETISERVGDYADEALVSRFTKMSERIFTVATETEKFHIGMPQEILSHPEFELPENIRGILEILGDENVILHILEKGESNEQVTVKVGKENADEKLKDYSLITARYEVGGIKGTVGVVGPRRMQYSRLIPLVDFVAKVISNKLGS from the coding sequence GAACTTACTCAAAGAGAAAAAGAGGTACTTCGCGAAGTTGTACACAACTTCATACTCACCGCGATGCCTGTGGGTTCGAAGTATATTTCGCAAAAAGAAGACATGAGACTTAGCCCGGCAACTATCCGGCACGTGATGTCTCAGCTGGAGGAGTACGGATATCTCGGTCACCCGCACACATCTGCCGGAAGAGTACCAACTGATGAGGGCTACAGGCTTTATATTGACTCTTTGATTGCGTATGACACTATTCATGAATCGGAACGCGTGGAAATTGCATCGGGGTTGAGCGGCTCCCTCGATTCAAGTGATCTCCTGAACGAAGCTTCAAAGCTCCTCGGGAAAGTGTCCAGACAATTAAGTCTGGTTTCCGCCCCTTATCTGGGTGACGCGCTCCTCACGAAGATCGATTTGGTCTCTTTGAATTCCGCCAAGATTCTGGTTGTTATCTCACTCGAGTCCGGTTTGATAAAGACGATTGTCCTTGAGGTGGAATCGCAAGTCAGTCCTCAGAAACTAAGCAAGGTGAGTTCCCTTCTTAACGAACGCCTCGGCGGCTTGAAGCTCTCCGAAATCCGTGAGACCATAAGCGAGCGTGTTGGAGATTACGCGGACGAAGCGCTCGTAAGCAGGTTCACAAAGATGAGTGAGAGGATTTTCACTGTGGCTACCGAGACTGAGAAGTTTCACATCGGGATGCCTCAGGAAATCCTTTCTCATCCGGAATTTGAACTTCCTGAAAACATCAGGGGAATCCTCGAGATACTCGGAGATGAGAATGTGATTCTCCATATTCTAGAAAAGGGAGAATCGAACGAGCAGGTTACGGTAAAGGTTGGAAAAGAAAATGCGGACGAGAAGCTTAAAGACTACAGCTTGATTACCGCAAGGTATGAAGTTGGAGGGATCAAAGGTACGGTTGGCGTCGTGGGACCGAGGAGGATGCAGTACTCCAGATTAATACCGCTTGTCGATTTTGTTGCAAAAGTAATTTCAAATAAACTAGGTTCATAA
- the grpE gene encoding nucleotide exchange factor GrpE has product MQDSRDQKYNGKKEAEESLNGNQEGSAKRGEFSDAADAEHEIQNDLDSLQKQLVDSEKLLGSYKDQLLRLAAEFENYRKRTELDKADFIKFSNERIIKDLLPILDDFGRALATGKKNSDLESFYKGIELIYQKFSKTLEEKGLRAIESVGKEFDVSYHDVLMQVPRPDVKPHTIVEEVERGYTLHGKVIKHAKVIIAAEVQDKTDSEEDE; this is encoded by the coding sequence ATGCAAGATTCACGCGATCAAAAATACAACGGTAAGAAAGAAGCCGAAGAGAGTTTGAACGGGAACCAGGAAGGGTCCGCGAAGCGGGGCGAGTTTTCTGATGCCGCCGACGCTGAACATGAAATCCAAAACGATCTGGACTCGCTTCAAAAGCAGCTGGTCGATTCGGAAAAGCTTCTCGGTTCATATAAAGATCAGCTCCTGAGACTGGCGGCCGAGTTCGAAAATTACAGGAAGCGTACCGAGCTCGATAAGGCTGACTTCATAAAGTTCTCAAATGAAAGGATCATAAAAGATCTTCTGCCAATCCTCGACGATTTTGGACGGGCCCTTGCCACCGGGAAGAAGAATTCCGATTTAGAGTCATTCTATAAGGGCATCGAGCTGATCTACCAGAAATTTTCGAAAACGCTCGAAGAAAAGGGACTCCGGGCGATAGAGTCGGTCGGAAAAGAGTTCGATGTATCGTACCATGATGTCCTCATGCAGGTCCCAAGACCGGACGTCAAGCCGCATACGATCGTGGAAGAAGTCGAGCGCGGATACACCCTTCACGGAAAAGTGATCAAACACGCGAAGGTGATCATAGCGGCTGAAGTTCAGGACAAGACCGATTCTGAAGAGGACGAATAA